In one Pseudomonas purpurea genomic region, the following are encoded:
- a CDS encoding aminotransferase class V-fold PLP-dependent enzyme — protein sequence MSDRRTFLKQAGILAAGLPLAGTLPACASTTAQPAVSPNKWTRLRQQFDLDPTQVHLANFLVTSHPKPVRDAIAMHRASLDRNPGLAMDWDLGETEKREQNVRVWAGRYLNADPRQIALTGSTTEGLAMIYGGIHVRPDQEILTTEHEHYATHYTLDYRQQKDRTRVRKLTLFENSHSVSEDEILTSIKRGIRPETRVLGMTWVHSGSGVKLPIGKIGKLVEALNRNRDEKDRILYVVDGVHGFGVEDLDFPDMHCDFFIAGTHKWMYGPRGTGIICAKSRVLTDVTPTIPTFSEATDFSTIMTPGGYHAFEHRWALDEAFKLHLELGKADVQARIHALNSDLKQRLLALPHIEMVTPTSPQLSAGFTFFRVKGKDSEQIAAYLMANQVICDSVDRDVGPVVRTAPCLLNSEADLDRFMRTLAKTV from the coding sequence GCAGGCGGGCATCCTCGCGGCCGGCCTGCCATTGGCCGGCACCCTGCCCGCCTGTGCCAGCACCACGGCCCAGCCCGCAGTCAGCCCAAATAAATGGACCCGGTTACGCCAGCAGTTCGACCTTGATCCGACGCAGGTGCACCTGGCCAACTTTCTGGTGACGTCCCACCCCAAACCGGTACGCGATGCCATCGCGATGCACCGCGCCAGCCTTGATCGCAACCCCGGCCTGGCCATGGACTGGGACCTGGGTGAAACCGAAAAGCGTGAACAGAACGTGCGCGTCTGGGCCGGTCGCTACCTGAACGCCGACCCGCGGCAGATCGCCCTGACCGGCAGCACCACGGAAGGCCTGGCAATGATCTACGGCGGGATTCACGTACGCCCGGATCAGGAAATCCTCACCACCGAACACGAGCATTACGCAACCCACTACACGCTCGATTACCGCCAGCAAAAAGACCGTACCCGGGTGCGCAAGCTCACGTTGTTCGAGAACAGTCACAGTGTCTCGGAGGATGAAATCCTCACGTCGATCAAACGTGGCATCCGCCCCGAAACCCGTGTGTTGGGCATGACCTGGGTACACTCGGGCAGTGGCGTGAAACTGCCGATTGGCAAGATCGGGAAGCTGGTAGAAGCACTCAACCGCAACCGTGACGAAAAAGACCGGATCCTTTACGTGGTCGACGGTGTACACGGCTTTGGCGTGGAGGACCTCGACTTCCCCGACATGCACTGCGACTTCTTCATTGCCGGCACTCACAAGTGGATGTATGGCCCCCGTGGCACCGGGATCATCTGCGCCAAATCCAGAGTCCTCACCGACGTCACGCCGACGATCCCGACCTTTTCCGAAGCCACCGATTTCTCCACCATCATGACCCCCGGCGGCTACCACGCGTTCGAACACCGCTGGGCGCTGGACGAGGCGTTCAAGCTGCACCTGGAACTGGGCAAGGCCGACGTTCAAGCGCGCATCCATGCCCTGAACAGTGACCTCAAGCAACGCCTGTTGGCTCTGCCGCACATCGAGATGGTCACCCCGACCAGCCCGCAACTGTCTGCCGGTTTCACCTTCTTCCGGGTCAAGGGCAAGGACAGCGAGCAGATCGCCGCGTACCTCATGGCCAACCAGGTGATCTGCGACTCGGTGGACCGTGACGTTGGCCCGGTCGTGCGCACCGCGCCCTGCCTGCTCAACAGTGAAGCGGACCTTGACCGGTTCATGCGCACGCTGGCCAAAACCGTTTGA
- a CDS encoding formylglycine-generating enzyme family protein, whose product MNRDTLAAPPLKTLAALAFSALLGALLPASAQAATAPLAGKVFKDCKECPQMVVLPAGTFTMGTPDNEVGREPDESPMHPVTFAKPFAMSRFQVTAGEWDSYLKESGTVIGNGDTRPGRECIASKPRYAQSPRQPAVCMNVEEVQTYVAWLSKKTGQRYHMVSEAQREYAARAGSSGPFPFPFDEGKEYSIAKHANTYGPTDGYSYSSPVGSYPPNAFGMYDMHGNVYEWTPDCEHPDYVGAPSDGSAWLEANCEAVRIRGNDWGEAPVFSRSGNRNSQYPQERGDWIGFRVAREL is encoded by the coding sequence ATGAACCGTGACACCCTCGCCGCTCCGCCCCTCAAGACCCTTGCAGCGCTGGCGTTCAGCGCCCTGCTCGGCGCCTTGCTGCCTGCCAGCGCCCAAGCCGCCACGGCCCCTCTGGCAGGCAAGGTATTCAAGGATTGCAAAGAGTGCCCGCAGATGGTCGTGCTGCCCGCGGGCACATTCACAATGGGCACCCCCGACAATGAAGTCGGCCGCGAACCTGACGAAAGCCCGATGCACCCGGTGACCTTCGCCAAGCCGTTCGCCATGAGCCGCTTCCAGGTCACTGCCGGTGAGTGGGACAGCTACCTCAAGGAAAGCGGCACCGTCATCGGCAACGGTGACACGCGCCCCGGTCGCGAATGCATTGCCAGCAAGCCGCGTTATGCACAGAGCCCGCGCCAACCGGCGGTGTGCATGAACGTCGAGGAGGTGCAAACCTACGTGGCGTGGCTGTCGAAAAAAACCGGCCAGCGCTACCACATGGTCAGCGAAGCGCAACGTGAGTATGCCGCCCGCGCTGGCTCCAGCGGGCCGTTCCCCTTCCCGTTCGATGAAGGCAAGGAATACAGCATCGCCAAACACGCCAACACCTACGGCCCCACCGATGGCTACAGCTACAGCTCGCCGGTAGGCAGCTACCCGCCGAACGCGTTCGGCATGTACGACATGCATGGCAACGTGTACGAATGGACGCCCGACTGCGAACACCCCGATTACGTCGGCGCACCCAGCGACGGCAGCGCCTGGCTGGAGGCCAACTGTGAGGCCGTGCGCATTCGCGGCAATGACTGGGGCGAAGCACCGGTGTTTTCCCGCTCGGGCAACCGCAACAGTCAGTACCCGCAAGAGCGCGGCGACTGGATTGGCTTTCGCGTCGCACGCGAGCTCTGA
- a CDS encoding cyclic peptide export ABC transporter encodes MSQPTRGAIVELFALLKPFRLVVTLSIILGMIGGLSVTVLLATINTALNSDSGLSQGVVALFAGLCVLALLSAICSDIGTNYVGQHIIAKLRKELGEKVLSAPIEQIERYRTHRLIPVLTHDVDTISDFAYAFAPLAISFTVTLGCLGYLAMLSWPMFLMMVVAIVIGTGIQYLAQSKGSEDFNTARDSEDTLQKHYSSIAEGAKELRIHRPRRQRMFESGIKATTDFICKTQIRAINTFVVAKTFGSMLFFVVIGLALALQSYWPSADKAVMSGFVLVLLYMKGPLELLVGTLPVVSRARIAFRRIAELSRQFSSPEPHLLLDDQSTRATTVNSLELHNVSYAFPAVPGSDAFRLGPVNLKIKEGDIVFIVGENGCGKTTLIKLLLGLYTPQQGEILLNGQSVNALNRDDYRQLFTTIFADYYLFDDVVQGDQHIPDDANKYLQRLEIAHKVSVKDGSFTTTDLSTGQRKRLALVNAWLEERPVLVFDEWAADQDPTFRRIFYTELLPDLKRLGKTIIVISHDDRYFDIADQLVRMESGRVVTELMPA; translated from the coding sequence ATGTCCCAGCCTACCCGTGGCGCAATTGTCGAATTGTTCGCCCTGTTGAAACCGTTTCGGCTCGTTGTCACCCTGTCGATCATTCTGGGGATGATCGGCGGCCTGAGCGTGACGGTGTTGCTGGCCACGATCAACACGGCCCTGAATTCCGACAGCGGCCTGAGCCAGGGTGTGGTGGCGCTGTTTGCCGGGCTTTGCGTGCTGGCGCTGCTCAGCGCCATCTGCTCGGACATCGGCACCAACTACGTCGGCCAGCACATCATTGCCAAGTTGCGCAAAGAGCTGGGCGAGAAGGTGCTCTCGGCGCCGATCGAGCAGATCGAACGCTACCGCACCCACCGGCTGATCCCCGTCCTGACCCACGACGTGGACACCATCAGCGACTTCGCCTACGCCTTCGCGCCGCTGGCCATTTCCTTCACCGTGACGCTGGGTTGCCTGGGCTACCTGGCCATGTTGTCCTGGCCAATGTTCCTGATGATGGTGGTGGCAATCGTCATCGGCACCGGCATCCAGTACCTGGCCCAGAGCAAGGGCAGCGAAGATTTCAATACCGCCCGTGACAGCGAAGACACGCTGCAAAAACACTACAGCTCGATTGCCGAAGGCGCCAAGGAACTGCGCATTCACCGTCCACGCCGTCAACGCATGTTCGAGTCGGGCATCAAAGCCACCACTGACTTCATCTGCAAAACCCAGATCCGTGCGATCAACACCTTTGTGGTGGCCAAGACCTTCGGCTCGATGCTGTTTTTCGTGGTCATCGGCCTGGCGCTGGCCTTGCAATCCTACTGGCCGAGCGCCGACAAAGCGGTCATGAGCGGCTTCGTCCTGGTGCTGCTGTACATGAAGGGCCCGCTCGAACTGCTGGTCGGCACCCTGCCGGTGGTCAGCCGGGCCCGTATCGCGTTCCGCCGCATTGCCGAGCTGTCGCGCCAGTTCTCGTCGCCCGAGCCGCACCTGCTGCTCGACGATCAGTCCACCCGCGCGACTACCGTCAACAGCCTGGAACTGCACAACGTCAGTTACGCCTTCCCTGCCGTACCGGGCAGCGATGCCTTTCGCCTGGGGCCGGTGAACCTGAAGATCAAGGAAGGCGACATCGTGTTCATCGTCGGTGAAAACGGCTGCGGCAAGACCACCCTGATCAAACTGTTGCTGGGGCTCTACACGCCACAACAGGGTGAGATCCTGCTCAATGGGCAGAGCGTCAACGCCCTGAATCGCGATGACTACCGTCAACTGTTCACCACGATTTTCGCCGACTACTACCTGTTCGATGATGTGGTCCAGGGCGACCAGCACATTCCCGACGATGCCAACAAATACCTGCAACGCCTGGAAATCGCCCACAAGGTCAGCGTCAAGGATGGCAGCTTCACCACCACCGACCTGTCCACCGGCCAGCGCAAACGCCTGGCCCTGGTGAACGCCTGGCTCGAAGAGCGTCCGGTGCTGGTGTTCGATGAATGGGCGGCCGACCAGGACCCGACCTTCCGCCGGATCTTCTACACCGAGCTGCTGCCGGATCTCAAGCGACTGGGCAAGACCATCATTGTGATCTCTCACGATGATCGCTACTTCGACATCGCCGACCAACTGGTCCGCATGGAATCGGGGCGTGTGGTCACCGAACTCATGCCCGCCTGA
- a CDS encoding TonB-dependent siderophore receptor: MRSPTLSRAPLATAIQRTKTRRTILPGALLTLLLMGATQANATPVDVDVPAQSLGSALQQLGQQANLQVLYSPDSLQGLKSTAVSGHLEPEQALNTLLLGSGITFQLTGNTVSLIPIAGNSNVLQLGPVSINGQALGQTTEGSGSYTTGATSTAMKIPLSLRETPQSITVIGRQQIEDQNLTSLPDVLNLTPGITVSNFQSELFNFNSRGFNIENFQFDGMPSYYDPTYTGGMGRTDMAVYDRVEVLRGATGLMTGVGSPSATINLVRKKPTKEFQASVTQGVGTRDLYRTEADVSGPLNEAGTLRGRFVGVMQKKDSLRDYYSNDKKVAYGIFEADLTPDTLLTAGIDYQISQTNGAAFGSQPLFYSDGSQAKFSRSLNTATRWSYWDITNSTVFANIEQQLAYDWKAKVAFSHQSDKDDSLMMSASGGYPDKVTGAGVYQYRCHCNGERRSNNVDAYVQGPFELFGRIHDMTVGMTASRSHLVQDRYKYSTSSKVDNFFDWNGTGPRLEYQADGKDEQQDTQTGYYATARFKPLDPLSLLVGARVVNFKREATGVRIDPTSYRDPDVTFQENGRIIPYAGIVYDLNENFSVYGSYTSIFRPQGYRDTSGGFIDPEEGDNIELGIKGEFFDGRLNASAAVFQVTQDNYANYVTSITLPDGSPRDIYKAMNDTKTKGFELEVSGEVATGLQLAGGFTHRESKDKDGNKLQGDQPDDLFKLSTAYTLPGNWNALTVGGNVTWQSQVFFKTTVGDIKAKATQDDYYVVGLFGRYKIDEHLTASVNVTNLFDTHYYSTFGRDSYGSVLYGDPRAAVLSMNYKF; this comes from the coding sequence ATGCGAAGTCCTACCTTGTCCCGCGCACCTCTGGCGACGGCCATTCAGCGAACCAAGACGCGTAGAACCATCCTGCCCGGTGCTCTGTTGACCCTGCTCCTGATGGGTGCGACACAGGCGAACGCAACTCCGGTCGACGTTGATGTGCCAGCGCAGTCACTGGGGAGTGCACTGCAACAGCTCGGTCAACAGGCCAATCTGCAAGTGCTCTACAGCCCTGACAGCCTCCAGGGGCTCAAATCCACGGCGGTGTCCGGACACCTGGAACCTGAACAGGCGCTCAACACCTTGCTGCTGGGGAGCGGCATCACCTTCCAACTGACCGGCAACACGGTGTCGCTGATCCCGATTGCAGGCAACTCCAACGTCTTGCAACTGGGGCCCGTGTCGATCAACGGCCAGGCGTTGGGGCAGACCACCGAGGGGTCGGGTTCGTACACCACCGGCGCCACCAGCACGGCGATGAAGATTCCGTTGAGCCTGCGTGAAACCCCGCAGTCGATCACGGTAATCGGCCGCCAGCAGATCGAAGACCAGAACCTGACCAGCCTGCCCGACGTGCTCAACCTCACGCCCGGCATCACCGTCAGCAACTTCCAGAGTGAGTTGTTCAACTTCAACTCGCGCGGCTTCAACATCGAAAACTTCCAGTTCGATGGCATGCCCAGCTACTACGACCCGACCTACACCGGCGGCATGGGCCGCACCGACATGGCGGTCTACGACCGGGTAGAAGTACTGCGCGGCGCCACCGGCCTGATGACCGGCGTGGGTTCGCCTTCGGCCACCATCAACCTGGTGCGCAAGAAGCCGACCAAGGAATTCCAGGCCTCGGTCACCCAGGGCGTGGGCACCCGCGACCTGTATCGCACCGAAGCGGATGTCAGCGGCCCGCTGAACGAAGCCGGTACGTTGCGCGGTCGCTTCGTGGGCGTCATGCAAAAGAAAGACAGCCTGCGTGACTACTACAGCAACGACAAGAAAGTCGCCTACGGCATTTTCGAAGCCGACCTGACCCCGGACACCCTGCTCACCGCCGGTATCGACTACCAGATCAGCCAGACCAACGGCGCCGCCTTCGGCAGCCAGCCGCTGTTCTACAGCGACGGCAGCCAGGCCAAGTTCTCGCGCTCGCTGAACACCGCCACCCGCTGGAGCTACTGGGACATCACCAACAGCACCGTTTTCGCCAACATCGAGCAACAGCTTGCCTATGACTGGAAAGCCAAGGTCGCTTTCAGCCACCAGTCCGACAAGGATGATTCGCTGATGATGTCGGCGTCGGGTGGCTACCCCGACAAGGTCACCGGCGCAGGTGTTTATCAGTATCGCTGCCATTGCAACGGCGAACGCCGCTCCAATAACGTCGATGCTTACGTCCAGGGGCCTTTCGAACTCTTTGGCCGCATTCACGACATGACCGTCGGGATGACCGCCTCGCGTTCGCACCTGGTCCAGGACCGCTACAAGTACTCCACCAGTTCGAAAGTCGATAACTTCTTCGACTGGAACGGTACCGGCCCGCGCCTGGAGTACCAGGCTGATGGCAAGGACGAACAGCAAGACACCCAGACCGGCTACTACGCCACCGCGCGCTTCAAACCTCTGGATCCGCTCTCGCTCCTGGTGGGTGCCCGTGTCGTCAACTTCAAGCGTGAAGCCACCGGCGTGCGTATCGACCCGACGAGCTACCGCGACCCGGACGTGACCTTCCAGGAAAACGGTCGGATCATTCCGTACGCCGGTATCGTCTATGACCTCAACGAAAACTTCTCGGTCTACGGCAGCTACACCAGCATCTTCCGGCCACAGGGCTACCGCGACACGAGTGGCGGTTTCATCGATCCGGAGGAAGGCGACAACATCGAACTGGGGATCAAGGGCGAGTTCTTCGACGGCCGCCTGAACGCCAGCGCTGCGGTGTTCCAGGTAACCCAGGACAACTACGCCAACTACGTCACCAGCATCACCCTGCCGGATGGCTCCCCGCGTGACATCTACAAAGCAATGAACGACACCAAGACCAAGGGTTTCGAACTTGAAGTGTCGGGTGAAGTAGCAACCGGTCTGCAACTGGCGGGCGGTTTCACCCACCGCGAATCCAAGGACAAGGACGGCAACAAGCTCCAGGGTGACCAGCCAGACGATCTGTTCAAGCTGTCCACCGCCTACACCCTGCCAGGCAACTGGAACGCGCTGACCGTGGGCGGCAACGTCACCTGGCAGAGCCAGGTGTTCTTCAAAACCACAGTGGGTGACATCAAGGCCAAAGCCACCCAGGACGACTACTACGTGGTGGGCCTGTTCGGCCGCTACAAAATCGACGAACACCTGACCGCCAGCGTCAACGTCACCAACCTGTTCGACACGCACTACTACAGCACTTTCGGCCGCGACTCCTACGGCAGCGTGCTGTACGGCGATCCACGTGCCGCTGTCCTGTCGATGAACTACAAGTTCTGA